The proteins below come from a single Benincasa hispida cultivar B227 chromosome 4, ASM972705v1, whole genome shotgun sequence genomic window:
- the LOC120075047 gene encoding uncharacterized protein LOC120075047 — protein sequence MCLVFVCDEDQRVLSRQPAPGACPFCGGMIQATDVESQWRFCFLPLYWKTKRKFYCTMCTRQLVMQ from the coding sequence atgtgTTTGGTATTTGTGTGCGATGAAGATCAAAGGGTATTATCGAGGCAACCAGCTCCAGGGGCATGCCCCTTCTGCGGAGGAATGATCCAAGCCACCGACGTTGAAAGCCAATGGCGGTTCTGTTTCCTCCCTCTTTACTGGAAAACCAAACGCAAGTTCTATTGCACTATGTGCACCAGACAACTCGTTATGCAGTAG
- the LOC120075046 gene encoding putative peptidyl-tRNA hydrolase PTRHD1: protein MTCVISASRFAFSISKSTRLCSCSSPRVSPSSSLSLRSWNRNSNPFSSASMSQSAETNSVPPPDDGGAKAEEIADVLIQYVVLRRDLIDSWPLGSVVTQGCHASVSAIWLNKDDPHTSDYCSPHNIDSMHKVTLEVKGETQIVNLSEKLKANSIVHKLWIEQPENIPTCLATKPYPKSIVSPFFKKLKLCK, encoded by the exons ATGACTTGTGTAATTTCAGCTTCTCGATTCGCATTCTCCATTTCCAAATCCACGAGGCTCTGCTCATGTTCAAGCCCTAGGGTTTCCCCATCATCTTCCCTCAGTCTCCGTTCTTGGAATCGAAATTCCAATCCATTTAGCTCCGCTTCCATGAGTCAATCAGCTGAAACAAATTCCGTTCCTCCACCGGACGATGGCGGAGCGAAGGCGGAGGAGATAGCCGACGTTTTAATTCAGTATGTGGTGCTCCGGAGAGATCTGATCGATTCCTGGCCGCTTGGTAGCGTCGTAACTCAGGGATGCCATGCTTCAGTCTCTGCCATTTGGTTGAATAAAGACGATCCCCACACTTCCGACTACTGTAGTCCACACAATATCGATTCCATGCACAAG GTTACTCTTGAAGTGAAGGGAGAAACTCAGATCGTTAACTTGTCAGAGAAACTTAAAGCCAACTCAATCGTGCATAAACTATGGATAGAACAGCCAGAGAACATTCCAACATGTCTTGCCACAAAACCCTACCCCAAATCTATTGTatcaccattttttaaaaagctAAAACTCTGTaagtga